One Podarcis muralis chromosome 1, rPodMur119.hap1.1, whole genome shotgun sequence genomic window carries:
- the CD59 gene encoding CD59 glycoprotein — protein sequence MDKMNNILLTIFIIVTVSCSSGYALRCYTCEQSPFLCRTNLTCSYEEDACLQIRFVHLRTYSCWKMSQCTTEQVANYFNADSFRFLCCQRDLCNKSLNTMVSTVPLAISAMTVIWMMFL from the exons ATGGACAAAATGAACAACATTCTGCTTACAATATTCATTATTGTAACTGTGTCCTGCAGTTCTG GCTATGCACTCCGATGTTACACTTGCGAACAAAGCCCCTTCCTGTGTAGGACAAACCTCACCTGTAGCTATGAAGAAGATGCTTGCTTGCAAATTAGGTTTG tgcaTTTGAGAACCTATAGCTGCTGGAAAATGTCACAGTGTACCACAGAACAAGTTGCCAATTACTTTAACGCTGACAGTTTTAGATTCCTTTGTTGCCAAAGAGACCTCTGCAACAAAAGTTTAAACACCATGGTCAGTACAGTTCCTCTAGCCATTTCTGCAATGACTGTGATTTGGATGATGTTCCTGTGA